One part of the Pseudoalteromonas ulvae UL12 genome encodes these proteins:
- a CDS encoding GAF domain-containing protein, which translates to MGNITNLTIQLSKPTLSVSAKLKIICKAIKQLVPSADRVSLWAFTEQKSEIFCLMCLNEANEFEFGQILKKNQFTPYFDYILQNRILNAGDARTHTVTQCFTDSYFEPLNIHSLLDLIFHYDFVPTGVICCEHTEQAIEWQESDITALQRIASLTTLFFAKDIAEIGLSQSELTAALNQP; encoded by the coding sequence ATGGGAAATATTACAAATCTAACAATCCAACTGAGCAAACCTACATTATCAGTCAGTGCAAAATTAAAGATTATCTGTAAAGCAATAAAGCAGTTAGTCCCCAGTGCTGATCGGGTGAGCTTATGGGCTTTTACCGAACAAAAAAGTGAAATATTTTGCTTAATGTGCCTCAATGAAGCCAACGAGTTTGAGTTTGGGCAAATACTGAAAAAGAACCAATTCACTCCATATTTTGACTACATTTTACAAAACCGCATTCTCAACGCAGGTGATGCTCGCACCCATACTGTTACGCAATGTTTTACAGACAGTTACTTTGAGCCACTGAACATTCACTCCTTGCTTGACCTAATTTTTCACTATGATTTTGTTCCAACTGGCGTGATATGCTGTGAACATACTGAGCAAGCAATCGAGTGGCAAGAATCAGACATCACTGCATTACAACGCATTGCCAGTCTCACTACATTATTTTTTGCCAAAGATATTGCAGAAATCGGACTCTCCCAATCAGAATTAACTGCAGCATTAAATCAGCCTTAA
- a CDS encoding DUF4397 domain-containing protein produces MNKLAKNLGLLAFASVLVACNDDDNKKVDVTPSAPAPAPVEKTYLRVLHASADAPLVNVTVNDSAVLEGVDYAVGSTYFELDEATYTVAVDAILPTDTATVIGPLDLALDGNMQYSVVAVGSVADNTLEPLVLSREMSELAAGFIRLQVLHAAPGVPEVDVYVTAPDVVITNESPLLSAVGYKVNSEVLDVAAGDYQIRITLAGQKDVVYDSGTLALAAGADLLVAAVPNTKTGSSPVMLLAQGNDSTGVILDKNAGSHVRAIHAVADAPQVNLVVNDTITALTNVPFKAASDYLPLAEGDYNFKVEPSAAMGTYVVDADVTLEKGMHYSVFVAGQLADSSQAAWPLVDMPRRVATEAKIRIFHASPNAPEVDLYVTADSDISDDTAAFTNVPFKAETGYVSLNPGSYYVTATVAGTKDAAIGPVMLTFEGGKIYSAAAVESVGGGLPLSLLTMDDF; encoded by the coding sequence ATGAACAAACTCGCAAAAAACTTAGGCTTGCTTGCATTCGCGTCTGTTTTAGTCGCATGTAATGATGATGACAATAAAAAAGTAGACGTCACGCCTTCAGCGCCTGCCCCGGCTCCTGTGGAAAAAACATACCTACGCGTGCTGCATGCATCGGCGGATGCACCGCTAGTAAATGTGACTGTGAATGATAGCGCTGTGTTAGAAGGGGTCGATTATGCGGTTGGCTCTACTTATTTTGAGCTGGACGAAGCAACGTATACGGTTGCGGTTGATGCCATCTTACCGACAGATACGGCAACAGTGATTGGTCCGCTTGATTTAGCCCTTGATGGCAATATGCAATATTCAGTGGTTGCAGTGGGTAGCGTGGCCGATAACACACTTGAGCCGCTGGTGCTTAGCCGAGAAATGAGTGAGTTGGCGGCGGGCTTTATCCGTTTACAAGTTTTGCATGCTGCGCCGGGTGTACCTGAGGTCGATGTGTATGTGACTGCACCTGATGTAGTCATTACAAATGAGAGCCCGCTTTTGAGTGCTGTTGGCTATAAGGTAAATAGTGAGGTGTTAGATGTCGCCGCCGGAGATTACCAAATTCGTATTACCTTAGCGGGACAAAAAGATGTGGTGTATGACTCGGGTACTTTAGCTTTAGCTGCTGGAGCTGATTTGTTAGTGGCCGCTGTGCCAAATACTAAAACAGGCAGCTCACCGGTAATGTTGCTCGCACAGGGTAACGATTCAACAGGTGTTATTTTAGATAAAAATGCAGGCAGTCATGTGCGTGCTATACATGCAGTTGCTGACGCACCGCAAGTCAATTTGGTGGTCAATGATACAATCACAGCGTTGACAAATGTTCCTTTTAAAGCTGCCAGCGATTATTTACCTTTAGCTGAGGGCGATTACAATTTTAAAGTTGAGCCTAGTGCTGCAATGGGTACTTATGTTGTTGATGCCGATGTGACTCTCGAAAAAGGCATGCATTACTCGGTCTTTGTAGCGGGCCAACTTGCCGATTCAAGCCAAGCAGCATGGCCGCTTGTGGATATGCCCAGACGCGTTGCCACAGAAGCGAAAATTCGCATTTTTCATGCCTCGCCTAATGCACCTGAAGTTGATTTGTACGTGACTGCGGATAGTGACATCAGTGATGATACCGCCGCATTTACCAATGTGCCGTTTAAAGCTGAGACAGGTTATGTCAGTTTAAATCCTGGTTCGTATTATGTCACCGCTACAGTCGCAGGTACGAAGGATGCAGCGATTGGTCCTGTGATGTTGACATTCGAAGGTGGAAAAATTTATAGCGCCGCAGCAGTAGAATCTGTGGGCGGCGGTTTACCATTAAGTCTATTAACGATGGATGATTTTTAA
- a CDS encoding thymidine kinase produces MAQLYFYYSAMNAGKSTTLLQSSFNYQERGMNPLIFTAAIDTRYGQGQVSSRIGLSAKAELFAPESDIYLDIQSLHQSKKVDCVLIDESQFLTKKQVNQLTDVVDKLNIPVLCYGLRTDFRGELFVGAQYLLAWADKLIELKTVCHCGRKANMVLRTDEQGVAIADGEQVEIGGNERYVSVCRKHYKKALETLEAVIS; encoded by the coding sequence TTGGCCCAACTGTATTTTTATTACTCTGCAATGAATGCAGGTAAATCAACCACACTCTTACAATCTTCTTTTAATTATCAAGAGCGTGGTATGAACCCGCTCATTTTTACTGCGGCCATTGACACCCGTTATGGTCAAGGGCAAGTCAGTTCACGGATTGGTTTAAGTGCAAAGGCTGAATTGTTTGCACCTGAAAGTGATATCTATCTCGATATTCAATCGCTCCATCAGAGTAAAAAAGTAGACTGTGTATTGATTGATGAAAGCCAATTCTTAACCAAAAAGCAGGTAAATCAACTGACTGATGTGGTTGATAAGCTGAATATCCCTGTTTTATGTTACGGACTAAGAACAGATTTCAGAGGGGAACTGTTCGTTGGTGCGCAATATTTATTGGCTTGGGCTGATAAACTCATTGAGCTTAAAACGGTGTGCCATTGTGGCCGTAAAGCCAATATGGTTTTACGCACTGATGAGCAAGGTGTTGCCATTGCTGATGGGGAGCAAGTTGAAATTGGTGGTAATGAGCGTTATGTGTCAGTTTGTCGTAAACACTATAAAAAAGCATTGGAAACATTAGAGGCGGTCATAAGCTAA
- a CDS encoding type 2 periplasmic-binding domain-containing protein — protein MFRVLLCLIGLSFTPFVQAKSPVLTLSVSPEVKIVFPLLESAVEEAFKQLSIEVEFIELPSARATKESKLGHFDGELIRIAEYDQYVPNFIAVPEAYGEMEIKAYARKETQLNSYDDLLTTTVATARGARFVKSIQLEFPFETFEVLRWEQSFLMVSQGRVDATLSTPVYANLLMKKYDIDNVDAKGLDLGGIKFYLWLDKKHQAIADKLVPIFKMMKKDQQLGLF, from the coding sequence TTGTTTAGAGTATTACTGTGCTTGATAGGATTGTCTTTTACACCTTTTGTTCAAGCGAAAAGCCCTGTTTTAACATTGTCTGTTTCGCCTGAAGTGAAGATCGTTTTTCCATTACTTGAAAGCGCTGTTGAAGAAGCGTTTAAACAATTGAGTATTGAAGTTGAGTTTATTGAACTTCCCTCCGCTAGGGCAACTAAAGAATCGAAATTAGGCCACTTTGATGGCGAGTTAATTCGTATTGCAGAGTATGATCAGTATGTGCCGAATTTTATTGCTGTGCCTGAAGCTTATGGTGAAATGGAAATTAAAGCCTATGCGCGCAAAGAGACACAGCTTAACAGTTATGACGATCTTTTAACTACAACCGTAGCGACAGCTCGTGGCGCGCGATTTGTTAAGAGCATCCAACTTGAATTCCCTTTTGAGACTTTTGAAGTACTCAGGTGGGAGCAAAGCTTTTTGATGGTATCGCAAGGCCGAGTAGATGCAACGTTATCGACACCTGTTTATGCTAATTTATTAATGAAAAAATATGATATTGATAATGTTGACGCTAAAGGATTAGATTTAGGTGGCATTAAATTTTATTTATGGTTGGACAAAAAACATCAAGCAATTGCTGATAAGCTCGTGCCTATATTTAAAATGATGAAAAAAGATCAGCAGCTAGGCTTATTTTAA
- the rlmF gene encoding 23S rRNA (adenine(1618)-N(6))-methyltransferase RlmF, with product MMTNTARIKQGLHPRNAHNLGYDFDLLTSHLPELTPFVINNPAQQKTINFTDSLAVKTLNRALLHAHYGITFWDIPAGYLCPPIPGRVDYIHYLADLLAEDNHNIIPTGKQITALDIGTGANLVYPLTGQHCYGWQFTGTDIDPISIKVAKQLILFNQLKIKLKLQKNQQHIFDGVVSDKDLFTFSMCNPPFHNSLEQAQQGTERKWKNLGKTPSNELNFGGQNAELWCEGGELAFISTMIEESKHVADQIIWFTSLVSKKEHLEALRKLLNKQGVKETKIIDMAQGQKVSRILAWSYFGAAERAEIFEQLA from the coding sequence ATTATGACAAACACTGCACGCATCAAACAGGGTCTTCACCCACGAAACGCTCACAATTTAGGCTATGATTTTGATCTTTTAACTAGCCACTTGCCTGAGTTAACTCCGTTTGTCATCAACAATCCAGCGCAGCAAAAAACTATCAATTTTACAGACTCTCTGGCTGTAAAAACCTTAAATAGAGCTTTATTACACGCCCATTATGGTATTACTTTTTGGGATATTCCTGCAGGGTACCTGTGCCCGCCCATCCCTGGTCGCGTTGACTACATTCATTATTTGGCCGATTTATTAGCCGAAGATAATCACAACATCATTCCAACCGGCAAACAAATTACCGCTTTAGACATTGGTACTGGTGCGAATTTAGTTTATCCACTGACAGGGCAACATTGCTACGGCTGGCAATTCACAGGTACAGATATCGACCCCATATCCATCAAAGTTGCTAAACAGCTTATTCTATTTAATCAGCTAAAAATTAAATTAAAGCTTCAAAAAAATCAGCAGCATATTTTTGATGGTGTCGTAAGCGACAAAGACTTATTCACCTTCTCAATGTGCAATCCCCCTTTTCATAACTCGTTAGAGCAAGCGCAACAAGGCACAGAGCGAAAATGGAAAAATTTGGGTAAAACCCCTAGCAATGAGCTTAACTTTGGCGGCCAAAATGCCGAGCTTTGGTGTGAAGGGGGAGAGCTTGCATTTATCAGCACCATGATAGAAGAAAGCAAACACGTCGCCGATCAGATTATTTGGTTTACAAGTTTAGTGTCAAAAAAAGAACACCTTGAAGCACTCAGAAAGCTGTTAAACAAACAAGGAGTCAAAGAAACAAAAATCATCGATATGGCACAAGGCCAAAAAGTAAGCCGTATCTTGGCATGGAGTTATTTTGGTGCTGCTGAGCGTGCTGAGATTTTCGAGCAACTCGCCTAA
- a CDS encoding alpha/beta fold hydrolase has translation MNTVLQESIYISLSEGQQLHLRHIYNPDNLGPAVFFLHGAVENGKIFYTHSNKGLAPFLAAQGYQCYVADLRGRGASLPAINADSQYGQTESILEDIPAFIAKITEHSGHFPQYWIAHSWGGVLMNSAFARFPQWIERVKACAYFGTKRSLYNKHPSKLFQANLLWYFLAPLISKKKGYLPAKKLGWGSDDESKKSHWQSMQWAKISPWIDSDDQFDYADVLQALSLPPILHIAGVKDKALAQPIDIQKFIDESGRGKQVMNIYGKRFGHRHDYNHIDMLTHPMAHHDQFNDLVAWFKSHQS, from the coding sequence ATGAACACAGTCTTACAAGAAAGTATTTATATCAGTCTGTCTGAAGGGCAGCAGCTTCACTTACGCCATATCTATAATCCCGATAATTTGGGCCCTGCGGTTTTTTTCCTGCATGGCGCTGTTGAAAATGGCAAAATTTTTTACACTCACTCAAATAAAGGACTGGCTCCATTTTTAGCCGCGCAAGGTTACCAATGTTATGTTGCTGATTTACGGGGGCGCGGTGCCAGCTTACCTGCAATCAATGCCGACTCACAATATGGTCAAACAGAAAGTATTTTGGAAGATATTCCGGCTTTTATCGCCAAAATCACCGAACATAGTGGGCATTTTCCGCAATATTGGATCGCGCACTCATGGGGTGGGGTATTGATGAATAGTGCCTTTGCGCGTTTTCCACAATGGATTGAGCGCGTGAAAGCCTGTGCTTATTTTGGCACTAAGCGTTCTTTGTATAACAAGCATCCAAGTAAACTCTTTCAGGCGAATCTATTATGGTATTTTCTTGCCCCTTTAATCAGTAAGAAAAAAGGCTATTTACCAGCAAAAAAATTAGGCTGGGGCTCGGATGATGAAAGTAAAAAGTCTCATTGGCAAAGCATGCAATGGGCAAAAATATCGCCTTGGATTGATAGTGATGATCAATTTGATTACGCGGATGTGTTACAGGCTCTATCACTTCCGCCTATTTTGCATATTGCTGGAGTGAAAGACAAAGCGCTGGCTCAGCCGATTGATATTCAAAAATTTATTGATGAATCAGGCCGCGGAAAGCAAGTAATGAATATTTATGGCAAGCGCTTTGGTCATCGTCATGATTATAATCATATTGATATGCTCACTCACCCTATGGCGCACCATGATCAATTTAATGACCTTGTTGCGTGGTTTAAATCTCATCAGAGCTAG
- a CDS encoding tetratricopeptide repeat-containing sulfotransferase family protein produces the protein MTSTELQHAYDLIQQGQFAKAAALYKQRLTHNNRDPYAHLGLATIAMQQLNYDQAIAHLQLVCQLLPDEVSPLLQLADAFHAVGSHQDVTTLLNYAHKRFTNHAEIQYRLAKHCVVLGRTDAAVALFTQVLASPFSEIHLFCWFELVKIDANTIDHAFEQCLQIQQNKNLSIHAKIVMNYTLGYCADKQKNMAQAADFLKQANQLQLKLCQFSTVQMAPFYQALLRVHAPHHLKRDDANDPFRPIFIIGLPRTGSSLLAQMLDCHSQISNAGEQPFLARACELIQHQLQLPYPDCLTKLSTSVIEQAAHYYLNEMRRFNKGKSFVIDKLPANFQSVPVIKALFPNAIVIDLKRRVSDVAWSIYENYFAENEPYFCSLEEMARYNQYYLKTMDHWLELYPDIITLEYENLINDPAATLQSVIHRCGLDFEAACLHHDQSTSAVDTLSSLQVRRPIYKSAVARSDQYRPFVTELSLFE, from the coding sequence ATGACCAGCACCGAACTTCAACATGCTTATGACTTAATCCAACAAGGCCAATTTGCAAAAGCGGCTGCACTTTACAAACAAAGGCTTACACACAATAATCGCGATCCCTATGCCCACTTAGGCTTGGCGACCATTGCAATGCAACAATTAAATTACGATCAAGCAATTGCTCATCTTCAGCTTGTATGCCAATTATTGCCCGATGAAGTGTCTCCATTGTTACAGCTCGCCGATGCGTTTCATGCTGTTGGTTCGCATCAAGATGTCACCACCTTGCTCAATTACGCCCATAAACGCTTTACCAACCATGCAGAAATCCAATATCGCTTAGCTAAACATTGTGTGGTGTTAGGGCGGACTGACGCTGCTGTTGCACTGTTCACACAAGTATTGGCCAGCCCTTTTTCTGAAATACACCTTTTTTGCTGGTTTGAATTAGTCAAAATTGACGCCAACACGATTGACCACGCGTTCGAACAATGCCTGCAAATTCAACAAAATAAAAACCTGTCGATTCATGCAAAAATCGTCATGAATTACACCTTAGGTTACTGTGCCGATAAACAAAAAAATATGGCGCAAGCTGCTGATTTTTTGAAACAAGCAAACCAATTACAATTGAAACTTTGTCAGTTTAGCACTGTGCAAATGGCTCCTTTTTACCAGGCACTGTTGCGTGTTCATGCTCCACATCACCTAAAACGAGATGACGCAAACGATCCATTTAGGCCAATTTTTATTATCGGACTTCCTCGCACAGGCTCTAGCTTATTAGCGCAGATGCTCGACTGCCATAGTCAAATAAGTAACGCTGGTGAACAACCTTTTTTAGCTCGCGCCTGTGAATTAATTCAGCACCAATTACAGCTACCCTACCCTGATTGCCTCACAAAACTAAGTACATCCGTGATTGAACAAGCCGCTCATTATTACCTCAATGAAATGCGGCGCTTCAATAAAGGAAAAAGCTTTGTGATAGATAAACTGCCCGCTAATTTCCAGTCTGTTCCGGTTATAAAAGCGCTTTTTCCGAACGCCATTGTGATTGATTTAAAGCGCAGAGTCTCAGATGTTGCTTGGTCTATTTACGAAAACTATTTTGCAGAAAACGAGCCTTATTTTTGCTCGTTGGAAGAAATGGCGCGCTACAATCAGTATTACCTCAAGACAATGGATCATTGGCTTGAGTTGTACCCCGATATAATCACACTAGAATATGAAAATTTAATCAATGATCCCGCAGCTACTTTACAGTCTGTTATTCACCGCTGTGGACTTGATTTTGAAGCAGCCTGCTTACATCATGACCAATCCACGTCCGCTGTTGATACACTCAGCTCGCTGCAAGTAAGGCGACCTATTTACAAGAGTGCCGTGGCTCGCTCTGATCAATACCGACCATTTGTCACTGAGTTATCGTTATTTGAGTAA
- a CDS encoding TonB-dependent receptor plug domain-containing protein, whose protein sequence is MKKYNALNRAIKIALTSTATAGLLISQGVYAEEESTTVVDKNVEKIAVVGSRSAPRSIGESPVPIDIIGGEELTKSGNTDMLEILKGSVPSLNVHTNPISDAASLVRPANLRGLPSDSTLILLNGKRRHRASVIAFLGGGINDGAQGPDISVIPSIALKQVEVLRDGAAAQYGSDAIAGVMNFVLKDASEGGSMVVRHGEYYEGDGTTTEVSGNVGMPFTDDGFVNLSFQYKNADATSRSTQRPDAQAFIDAGIPGVGDPAQIWGSPEVKDDISLFGNVGLDLTQDSEFYMFGNYSERDVRGGFYYRNPNTRPGVYGGNIRNVNGTNTYRPNDDDPAGQAAWDAATPTILVGSLDGYDQQLNCPLVEIQNGTPDQSALNSLTAANCFAFNQAIPGGFTPNFGGNITDTSLTIGTKGEITDGTFEGMYYDLSGNVGRSESRFFIYNTLNASLGPDSPRDFSPGKYIQLEKNFNFDVSKGFDVDLYDDINVAGGLEWHEETFEVIAGDEASFKAGPLTEQGFGIGSNGFPGFQPSAAGEYTRRNYAAYVDVEAPFTEDFLMGFALRFEDYDSFGSTTNYKIMGQYHATEDLSLRGSISTGFRAPTVGQANVSNVQTNLSSGVLVDSALLPPTNPISVQLGGTELEPEESQSYTLGAVYSFDNFFFTADYYNIQVDDRISQSDKIELSDADKAALIAAGVPNVAGLAQVSFFTNDFNTTTEGVDVVANYTDDLLGGSSTFSLAYNWNETTVTKWSDITGDFKVNRLENDLPKHRATLTWSQDWEKFAMFTRVNYYGEYQGVHVDYDATAITADASVTVDAEVSYFVTDSITLSVGAQNIFDQEAEKLNFTEQSGGIPNNNWGGQYYETSPYGFNGGFYYLKATYNF, encoded by the coding sequence ATGAAAAAATATAATGCGCTTAACAGAGCTATCAAAATAGCTCTTACTTCTACAGCTACTGCAGGTTTATTAATTTCTCAAGGTGTTTACGCTGAAGAAGAATCAACCACGGTTGTTGACAAAAACGTTGAAAAAATCGCCGTTGTTGGTTCTCGCTCTGCACCTCGCTCAATCGGTGAGTCACCGGTACCTATTGATATCATTGGTGGTGAAGAACTAACTAAGTCAGGTAACACTGACATGCTTGAAATTTTGAAAGGATCGGTTCCTTCTTTAAATGTTCACACTAATCCAATCAGTGATGCGGCCTCATTAGTGCGCCCAGCAAACTTACGCGGTTTGCCATCTGATAGCACGCTTATCTTATTAAATGGTAAACGTCGCCACCGTGCATCTGTTATTGCCTTTTTAGGAGGTGGTATCAATGATGGTGCTCAAGGTCCAGACATTTCAGTTATTCCTAGCATTGCTTTAAAACAAGTCGAAGTACTGCGTGATGGTGCGGCAGCACAATATGGTTCTGATGCTATCGCGGGTGTGATGAACTTTGTATTAAAAGATGCGTCTGAAGGCGGCTCTATGGTCGTGCGCCATGGTGAATACTATGAAGGCGATGGCACAACAACGGAAGTATCAGGCAATGTTGGTATGCCTTTTACTGATGATGGTTTTGTTAACTTAAGCTTCCAATATAAAAATGCGGATGCAACCAGTCGCAGTACACAACGCCCTGATGCACAAGCCTTTATCGATGCAGGTATCCCAGGTGTTGGTGATCCAGCGCAAATTTGGGGCTCGCCTGAAGTAAAAGATGACATTAGCTTATTTGGTAATGTCGGCTTAGATTTAACTCAAGATTCTGAATTCTACATGTTTGGTAACTATTCTGAACGTGATGTACGAGGTGGATTCTATTACCGAAATCCTAATACACGCCCAGGTGTATACGGTGGAAATATCCGCAATGTAAATGGTACTAACACATATCGTCCTAATGATGATGACCCTGCAGGTCAAGCTGCATGGGATGCTGCAACACCCACAATTTTGGTTGGTTCTTTAGATGGATATGATCAACAATTAAATTGTCCATTAGTTGAAATACAAAATGGTACCCCAGATCAAAGTGCATTGAACTCTCTTACTGCTGCTAATTGCTTTGCATTTAATCAAGCTATTCCAGGTGGTTTCACACCTAACTTCGGTGGCAACATTACCGATACTTCATTGACTATTGGTACAAAAGGTGAAATTACTGACGGTACCTTTGAAGGTATGTACTACGATTTAAGTGGTAATGTGGGTCGCAGTGAATCACGTTTTTTCATCTATAACACTCTGAATGCTTCCCTTGGTCCTGATTCTCCTCGTGATTTCAGCCCAGGTAAATACATCCAACTTGAGAAAAACTTCAATTTTGATGTATCAAAAGGTTTTGATGTTGATTTATACGACGATATCAATGTAGCTGGTGGCCTTGAATGGCACGAAGAGACATTTGAAGTTATTGCAGGTGATGAAGCATCATTCAAAGCTGGTCCGTTGACAGAGCAAGGTTTTGGTATTGGTTCAAATGGTTTCCCAGGTTTTCAACCGTCAGCAGCTGGCGAATACACTCGTCGTAACTATGCCGCTTACGTTGATGTTGAAGCGCCTTTTACTGAAGACTTCCTGATGGGCTTTGCGCTTCGTTTTGAAGACTATGATTCATTTGGTTCAACGACCAACTACAAGATCATGGGTCAGTATCACGCTACTGAAGACTTATCACTTCGTGGTTCAATCAGTACTGGTTTTCGTGCACCAACTGTTGGTCAAGCTAACGTAAGTAACGTACAGACTAACTTAAGCAGCGGTGTATTAGTTGATTCGGCGTTATTACCACCGACTAATCCAATCTCAGTACAGTTAGGCGGTACAGAATTGGAGCCTGAAGAGTCACAAAGTTATACATTAGGTGCCGTTTACTCATTTGATAATTTCTTCTTTACAGCTGATTACTACAACATTCAAGTGGATGACCGTATCAGCCAATCAGATAAAATTGAATTGAGTGATGCAGATAAAGCAGCATTAATTGCCGCTGGTGTGCCAAATGTGGCTGGTTTAGCACAAGTTAGTTTCTTTACTAATGACTTTAATACTACCACTGAAGGTGTTGATGTTGTTGCAAACTACACAGATGATTTGTTAGGCGGTAGCTCTACATTTAGCCTTGCATACAACTGGAATGAAACAACCGTTACAAAATGGTCAGACATCACAGGTGATTTCAAAGTTAACCGTTTAGAAAACGATTTACCTAAACACCGCGCAACGTTGACTTGGTCTCAAGACTGGGAAAAATTTGCCATGTTTACTCGTGTTAACTACTACGGCGAATATCAAGGTGTCCACGTGGATTATGATGCAACAGCGATTACGGCCGATGCGTCAGTTACTGTTGATGCAGAAGTCAGTTACTTTGTTACTGATTCGATTACCTTATCAGTTGGTGCGCAAAATATCTTTGACCAAGAAGCTGAAAAACTTAACTTCACTGAGCAATCAGGCGGGATCCCAAATAACAACTGGGGTGGTCAATACTACGAAACGTCTCCATACGGATTCAATGGTGGTTTCTACTACCTAAAAGCGACTTACAACTTCTAA
- a CDS encoding oxidoreductase-like domain-containing protein yields MSCATSTSAPQKPRPGDCCGGGSCCPCVWDEYKQALKEWKIKELKDSSSHQKS; encoded by the coding sequence ATGTCTTGCGCTACCAGCACATCAGCCCCTCAAAAACCACGCCCAGGCGATTGCTGCGGTGGTGGTAGTTGTTGTCCGTGTGTTTGGGATGAATATAAACAAGCCCTTAAAGAATGGAAAATCAAAGAGTTAAAAGACTCTTCTTCACATCAAAAATCATAG
- a CDS encoding leucyl aminopeptidase family protein: MKQALIFGQHGTPLHIFSTESFTSWSQSQSPFIQNWLKATAFKGQGLALVPATSGELEQVVYFADDLTSYWLCGDLVNQLPVGTYQLMNDDAALRKQIAFSWALGHYSFDTYKSQTKDKAQLVLNNQHEVTEFNHLVKGIAIVRDLVNTPAADMMPQHLAEIMQDLAEQFSGQFSEVVGDELLEQNYPTIHMVGRASENKPRLLELNWGQTDAPKVTLVGKGVCFDSGGLDLKPGAGMRYMKKDMGGAAHVIGLAYLVMAFGLPVSLRVLVPAVENAVSNNAFRPGDVIQTRSGKTVEIDNTDAEGRLVLCDALTEAQAQTPEIIIDFATLTGACRIALGTELPGFFTDDRDLAAGLLASGLEVDDPVWHMPLHKPYKDYLKSDVADLSNCAQTPFGGAITAALYLQEFVAPTTPWVHFDIMAWNNRKLAGRPVGGEAFGVRAVFEYLSKRYQ, encoded by the coding sequence ATGAAACAAGCATTAATTTTTGGCCAACATGGCACCCCTCTACATATTTTCTCTACAGAATCATTTACATCATGGTCTCAATCGCAAAGTCCTTTTATTCAAAATTGGCTTAAAGCGACTGCTTTTAAAGGCCAAGGGCTAGCATTGGTTCCCGCAACTAGTGGCGAGCTTGAGCAAGTGGTTTATTTTGCTGATGATCTAACGTCTTATTGGCTGTGTGGTGATTTAGTTAATCAATTACCCGTCGGCACCTATCAATTGATGAATGATGATGCGGCCCTGCGTAAACAAATTGCTTTTAGCTGGGCCCTTGGTCATTACAGTTTTGATACCTATAAGTCGCAAACAAAAGACAAGGCCCAGCTGGTCTTGAATAACCAACATGAAGTGACAGAGTTTAACCATTTGGTGAAGGGGATTGCGATTGTCCGTGATTTAGTTAACACACCTGCAGCAGATATGATGCCACAGCATCTTGCTGAGATAATGCAAGATTTGGCCGAGCAATTTAGTGGCCAATTTAGTGAAGTGGTAGGCGATGAGTTATTAGAGCAGAACTACCCGACCATTCATATGGTCGGTCGCGCCAGTGAAAATAAACCACGCTTATTGGAGTTAAACTGGGGTCAAACTGACGCACCTAAAGTGACGTTAGTGGGCAAAGGAGTGTGCTTTGACTCCGGTGGGTTAGATTTAAAACCTGGCGCGGGTATGCGCTATATGAAAAAAGACATGGGCGGCGCGGCGCATGTAATCGGTCTTGCGTATTTAGTGATGGCCTTTGGGTTACCCGTATCACTTCGAGTGTTGGTACCAGCCGTTGAAAATGCAGTGTCAAATAATGCATTTCGCCCAGGAGATGTGATTCAAACTCGTTCGGGGAAAACAGTTGAAATTGATAACACAGATGCAGAAGGGCGCTTAGTATTGTGTGATGCATTAACTGAAGCGCAAGCCCAAACGCCAGAAATTATCATTGACTTTGCCACTCTCACAGGGGCATGTCGTATTGCTTTAGGGACTGAGTTACCAGGCTTTTTTACCGACGATCGTGATCTTGCAGCAGGGTTACTCGCGAGTGGTTTAGAGGTTGATGATCCTGTGTGGCACATGCCGTTGCATAAACCCTACAAAGATTATTTAAAAAGTGATGTTGCTGATTTATCTAATTGCGCCCAAACTCCGTTTGGTGGTGCCATCACTGCGGCTTTGTATTTACAAGAGTTTGTCGCACCGACTACACCTTGGGTCCACTTTGATATCATGGCATGGAATAATCGAAAATTAGCAGGTCGACCTGTTGGTGGTGAGGCGTTTGGTGTTCGTGCAGTATTTGAATATCTGTCTAAGCGTTATCAATAA